Within the Arthrobacter sp. UKPF54-2 genome, the region GCCTGGTGACCATTGCGTTCGCCGGGCTGATCACCGGGCCGGTGATTACGACGGCGGGCCTGCACGGCACGGCGATGGTCACCGCCGGGCTCTTCATCGCCGGCGCCGTGGCGTCCGCCGTCGGGATCCGGAACCCGCCACGGGAAGCCGTGGACAGTACGGGCGCCGGCGCGGCCTAGGCGGCCAGGACGACGCCGAGGGCGGCAGCGGCGAGCCCGGCGGCCAGGTTGGCGGCGATGTTGAGCAAGGCCGCCCGGTACCGAGCCTCGCTGACCAGCCGGATGGTGGCCGTGGTCCAGGAGCTGAAGGTGGTCAGGCCGCCGGCCAGGCCGCTGGCGAGGGCTGCCTGCCACTCGGGGCCAAGGCCCAGCCGCGGCGTGACCCCGAGGGAGAGCCCGATGATGAAGGATCCGGCGACGTTCACCGCCAGGGTCGCCCACGGCCAGTGCGGATGCGGGCCGGTCCGGTGGGCGAACCAGGAGTCGACGGCGAATCTCAACAGGGCCCCGGCCACCCCGAAGGCCCCCACGAGCAGCGCCGCGGTCATTGCGCCCCGCCGCTCAGGTCCGCCAGCGCCTTGCCGGCTTTCCACCCGGCGGCGGCCGCGCCCAGTCCGAGGACCAGCGACAGCGCGAGGTAGGCCAGCCACACGGCGTGGAAACCGCCGCGGATCAGCTGGTCAACGGCGAGGGCCAGCGCCGAGAACGTGGTGAAGGACCCCAGCAGGCCCGGGCCGAGGCCCGCCCTGAGCCAGAACGCCGTCCGGGGCCGGGCGATCCACAGCGTGGTCAGTGCAGCGAGGACGAAGCTCCCGGCGACGTTGATCGCCAGGGTGGTCCAGGGCACGGCGCCCGCCGCCTCGGGGAAGGCCAGGCCCGCGCCGTAGCGCAGCTCGGTTCCGATCAGGCCGCCGACAGCGACCGCCGCCCACGCCCGCCAGCCGGGGACCGCGGCGACGGTGGCCGGCCGTTCCCCGGGCAGCGCCTTCACGCAGCACCCATTCAGCGTCCCGCCATGCTGCAACCGGCGTGGGCCGCGTCGCTGTGCACCCAGAGCGCCGCGGCCACCTCGTCGGCGAGGTCGACCTCGCGGGCCCCGCCGCGCCCGCCGATCCTGACCACCAGCGGGCCGCCGAAAGGCTTCCGGCCGCGGACCTCCACCTCGGCGTCAAGGTCGATTTGTTCGGCGGCGAGGTAGCGCAGCAGCTCGGGGTTCTCGTCGCTGATCCGGGTGATCCGGCCGGTGTGGCCGTCGTCGAGCTCGCTCATCCGGTGCGCCGGCGGCATCAGGACCGAGCCGTCGGCGGCCGGGATCGGGTCACCGTGCGGGTCCCGGACCGGATTCCCCAGCTTGGCCGCCATCCGCTCGATGAAGGTGTCGGAGACGGCATGTTCCAGGAGTTCTGCCTCGTCGTGCACCTCGTCCCAACGGTAGCCGAGCTCCTGGACGAGGAAAGTCTCAATCAGCCGGTGCCTGCGGACCATCGAGAGGGCCAGTCGGACGCCGTCCCCGGTCAGGGTGACGGCGCTGTAGGGCTTGTGGTCCACCAGGCCCTGGTCCTTGAGCTTGCGGACCATTTCGGAAACCGAGGAATTGGCGACGCCGAGGCGCTGGGCCAGCTGCGTGGAGGTGATGGGCTTGTCCTGCCACTCCGTGAAGGAGTAGATGACCTTGACGTAGTCCTCGATCGAGGAGGAGGGCGGACTGGTCTTCACAGCCCCAAGCCTACCGTCCGGCGGCGCCGGTGAAGGTGAGCCACAGCAGCACCAGGTTCAGCGCCACCACAAGGACCACGCTGACGATGGCGGCCACACGCAGCGCCATCCCGTCGGCGAATTGTCCCATCAGGGTTTTGCTGCTGGTCAGGACAACGAGCGGGACCAGGACGAACGGGATCCCGAAGCTGAGCACCACCTGGCTGAGCACCAGGCCCCAGGTGGGGTCAAAGCTGACACTCAGCAGCACAACCGCCGGGATCAGGGTGAGCACGCGGCGGGTCATCAGCGGAATCCGGATCTTGAGCAGACCCTGCATGATGGACCCGCCGGCGTAGCAGCCCACCGAGGTGGAGGCCAAACCGGAGGCGAGCAGGCCGACGGCGAAGACCACACCGACCACCGGGCCGAGGTTGGCGGTGATGGCGGCGTGGGCGCCCTCGATCGTGTCCGTCCCGTCCTCGCCGCCGAGGGTCGACGCGGCCAGCAGCAGCATGCCGATGTTGACGATGCCGGCGACGGCCAGCGCCGCGACGACGTCCCAGCGGGTGGCCTTGACCAGCCGCGCGACGGCGTGGGGTGGGACATGGAGGTGCGGGTTGGGGCGGTGCCGGTCGCGGGAGAGCGCCGAGTGCACGTAGATGGCGTGCGGCATGACGGTGGCGCCGAGCATGCTGGCGGCCAGCAGCACGGTGTCGGGACCCTGGAAGCCGGGCACCAGCCCGGCCACCACGCCGCCGGGGTCGGGCGGGCTGACGACGAGGCCGGCCAGGAATCCCACGGTAATGATGCCGAGGAGGAAGATGATCACGAATTCAAAAGGCCGCTGCTGGTTGCGGCTTTGCACGGCGAGCAGGGCCATCGACATGCCGCCCACAATCACCGCGCCGAGGGGGAGCGGGAGGCCAAAGAGCAGGTACAGCGCGATCGCGCCGCCCACCACTTCGGCGAGATCGGTGGCCGCCGCCACGATTTCGGCCTGGACCCAAAAGGCGCGGCGCCAGAGCGGCCGGAGCCGTTCGCCCAGGACTTCCGGCAGGCTTTTGCCCGTGACGATGCCGAGTTTGGCGGACTGGTACTGGACCAGCACGGCCATAACGTTGGCGGCGACGAGGACCCAGACCAGGAGGTAGCCGTACTGCGCGCCGGCGGTGAGGTTGGCGGCCACGTTGCCGGGATCGACGTAGGCGATGGCCGCCACGAAGGCCGGGCCCAGCAGGCCGAGCAGAGCGCGGCGCCCGCCTCTGACCTTGCGGGCAGGCGGCGGAGCCCCGGGGCGGGGGTTGGCTCCGGTGACGTCCAGCACTGCGCGCTCCCTTGAAGTTCTGCTCGACGAAGTTATTGGTACCTGCACTTAAAAGTTAGGCTCACCGAAATCATAGGCGGGGGTGGGCGTGCGGTGCAATGCGGCGTCAGGCTTTGGTGGCGCGCCAGCTTTGGGTCAGATACGGGAGCCGCAGGACCTCGCCGTCGGTGTGCCCGAGGTGTTCGTGGAGGTACCAGTCGAGGTTGCCGAGCACTTTGGCCCGGGTGGCCCCGCCGGCCCGCAGGTAGTAGCTGCGGGACTTGGCCAGTTCCATGATGTCCTGCGTACCCACCGGATCCTCCCAGCGGGTGAGGTGGCTCTCCAGCCCGGTGAATTCGGGCCCCAGGGGCGGCGTGAAGTCGGGTTTGTGGACGTCCCCGGCGTGCATGATCCGGGAGAGCCGGTGCACCCAGGGCACGGAGGTGTCGAGCTGGTTCCAGATCAGGCCCAGCACCCCGTGCGGGCGCAGGATCCGCGCCGCCTCGGTGCTGGCCAGCAGTGGATCGCACCAGTGCCAGGCCTGGGCGACCGTGACCAGGTCAAAGGCCTCCGGTGCCAGGGACGTGTGTTCTGCCGCCCCCTCGACGGCGGTGACGTCCGGCAAGGCCCGGCGCAGCTGTTCGAGCATGTCCGGGGACGGATCCACGGCCACGGTCTGGAGCCCCCGTTCGACCAGCAGCGCGGTGAATTTGCCGGTCCCTGCGCCCAGGTCCGCCGCGTCGCGGGCGCCGGCGGGGATCAGCCAGTCGGCGGAATCCGCCGGGTAGCCGGGCCGGACCCGGTCGTAGTGCTCGCCGCCGTCCTGGAAGCTCTGGCCGAGCTCCTGCCGCCGGTGGTGCTGCAGTTTGGGGCCCCCGCGTGCCACGTACGATCTCCTTCGGCAGCTGTGGTGTGTACCTACCGAATTTACCGCACGGGGCCGCGGCGGGCCTCCCGGCTGGCCCTCGATGACGAACCGGACGCTAGTCCAGGGTGCAGGGGGCGGCGCCGGCGGTGCCCGGCGTGTTGGGCGCCCAGTGCGGGTAGCTGCGGGTGTCGTTGGCCGGGACCCAGCGGCCGGCGTCCACAACGTAGTCCCAGCCCAGGCCGCTGCGCCGCAGTTTCTGGAGTCCGGCGAGCAGCCGCTGCGCGTCGTCGAGCCGGGAGCCGAGGCCGAAGCTGGCGCGGAGCGAGCCGGCGGGCAGGCCGAGGCGCTTCAGCAGCGGGTGCGCGCAGAAGCGGCCGTCGCGCAGGCCGATGCCGTGCTCGGCGGACAGGTACGCGGCGACCAGGCCGGCGTCGTAGCCCGCAACCGAGAAGTTCACGACGCCGATCGTGCCCGGACCCTCGCCGCGGGCCGTGTCCTCGAAGATGTGGTGGACGCTCACGCCGTCGATCCGCTCAAGTCCTTCGACGAGGAAGGACCGGATGGCGTCCTCGTGGGCATGCCACTGCTGCTCGTCGAGGGCGGCGATGACTTCGGTGGCGCGGGCCAGCGCGGCGGCGCCCAAGACGTTGGGGGAACCGCCCTCGTGGCGGGCCGGGCCGGTGGTCCAGCTGACCGCGTCGAGCCGGGCGTCCCGCACGGCGCCGCCCCCGGCGAGGTGCGGTGTGCCGGCGTCGAGCCAGTCAGGGCGGCCGACCAGCACGCCGGCACCGAAGGGGGCGTAGAGCTTGTGCCCGGAGAAGGCGAGGTAGTCGACGTCGTCCGCGGTGATGTCGATGCGGCGGTGCGGGGCCAGCTGGGCGGCGTCGACGGCGATCCGGGCGCCGTATTCGTGCGCTAGTGCGGTGAGTTCACGGATCGGCAGGATTTCGCCGGTGACGTTGGAGGCGCCGGTGACGGCGAGCAGGCTCACGCCGCCGTGGGCGAGTTCCTCCCGCAGCCGCGCCAGCGTGCCGGCCAGGGTGCGGGCGGCGACGACGCTGCGGTGCGGGACGTTTTGCCAGGGCAGCAGGTTGGCGTGGTGCTCGATGTCGAGGTACAGCACCTCGCCGGTGTGCCGGCCCCTGGCGACGGGTAGGCAGCCGGCGAGCAGGTTCAGCGAGTCGGTGGTGTTCCGGGTGAAGATCACCGAGTCGTCCGGGCGGCCGCCGACGAAGCCGCGGACGATGTTCCGGGCGTTTTCGTAGACCGAGGTGCTGAGCTGGGAGGCGTAGCCGGCGCCGCGGTGGACGCTGGCGTAGTAGGGCAGGATCTCGTTCAGGTAGGCGGAGACCACGGACAGCGCCGGGGCGGAGGCGCCGTAGTCCAGGTTGGCGTAGCGGACGTGGCCGCCCTGGATCAGCGGGGCAAGGATTTCGGCGCCGGAGACCGCGGACAGCGGCCGGCGGGCAGCAACGGCGGGACGGGCAGGGGTGGTGGCAGTCGTCATGGGACCTCGCTCGGAAAGGACCCCGCTCACAGGGGATCCGCGCTTGCCGGGTCCGCTCCGGACCGGCCAGGTCGTCACCCGGGGCACCCCGCCGCGAATGGAGGGTTGCCGGCCAGCAAACCGGGGTTTCGCGCTGGCACTCGTGACCTGCTTCGAGCCTAGGACATGGCCCTCCGCACCGAAAAGGGAGGCCGGAATATGAAGCGCAGTGTTACGGCCGGCCTGGAGCGGGAGCGCCTAGAGCAGGTCGTCGAGGTCCGGGTTGAGGCGCTTGAGGACTTCCGAGTGCAGGATCGAGTTGGTGGCCAGGGCGTTGCCGCCGAAGGGGCCGTCCTCGCCCTCCAGCGAGGTGAAGCGGCCGCCGGCTTCGGTGACGATCGGCACCAGCGCTGCCATGTCGTAGAGGTTGAGTTCCGGCTCGCAGGCGATGTCGACGGCGCCTTCGGCCACCAGGCAGTAGGACCAGAAGTCGCCGTAGGCGCGCGTGCGCCAGACTTCCTCGGTGAGGCCGAGGAACTCGTCCAGGTTGCCACGCTGCTTCCAGCCGCCCAGGGAAGAGTAGGACAGGGACGCGTCCGAGAGCTGGGAGACGTTGGAGACTTTCAGCCGGGTGGCCGCGGCCAGGGAACGGCCCGTGTAGGCCCCGGCGCCCTTGGCCGCCCACCAGCGCTTGCCCAGGGCGGGGGCGCTGACGACGCCGACCACGGGCTCGCCCTCGTCGACGAGGGCGATCAGGGTGGCCCAGACGGGGACGCCGCGGACGAAGTTCTTGGTGCCGTCGATCGGATCGATGATCCAGCGGCGGGAGCCGTGGCCGGTGCTGCCGAATTCCTCGCCGAGGACGGCATCGCGCGGGCGGGAACGGGACAGCTGGCCGCGGATGGATTCCTCGGCGGCCTTGTCGGCGTCGGTGACGGGGGTCAGGTCCGGCTTCGTCTCGATCCGAAGGTCGAGCGCCTTGAAGCGGCTCATGGTCTGGGAATCTACGGAATCTGCCAGTACATGGGCAAGGCGCAGGTCATCGTTGTAGCTCGAAGCGGGTTGGCTCATGGTTCCAAGCTACCGGCAAAACCCGCCGGAGACCGGGAGGCCACGTCGCCGCCCGCCGAGGAGGCCCTGTCAGGAGGCCCGCTAGGAGACGCTGCCGAGTTCCTTGGTTTCCTGCGCCTCAAGCCGGGGGTCGGTGCCGAGCAGCCGGCGCAGCGACGCGAGCCGGGCCGGGCCGGACGGGCCGGCGTGGCCGCCCTGCACCCAGGCGTCCACCCCGCAGTTGACGGCGGCGGAGTCATGTTTGCAGCCGCGGTCGCAGTCTTCGGTGCCGGGCGCCAGGTCGGGGAAGGACCGCAGGATCCGGTCCGGGTCCACGTGGGCCAGGCCGAACGACCGGATTCCGGGGGTGTCGATGATCCAGCTGCCGGCGGGCGCGCCGTTGACTTTCAGCGCCAGCGCGGAGGAGGAGGTGTGGCGGCCGCGGCCGGTGACGGCGTTGACCCCGCCGGTGGCGCGTTCGGCCCCGGTCAGGGCGTTGACCATGGTGGATTTTCCGACGCCGGAGTGGCCGAGCATCACGGTGACTTTGCCGTCGAGGTGGGCGCGGAGCTCGGAGACAGCGGCCTTGTCCAGCCGGGCGGAGAGCCCGTCATCGGACCGGGCGTCGATGCCGGAGGCCGCCGAATCCGCGGTCTTGGAGATGATCACCGGGAAGTCAAGGTGCTGGTAGTTGGCGAGGAGCTCGGCGGGATCCTTGACGTCGGCCTTGGTGACGAGCAGCAGCGGCTCGATGCCGGCGTCGTACGCGGCCACGAGCGCGCGGTCGATGAACCCGGTGCGCGGTTCAGGGTTGGCGGCGGCCACGACGACGACGAGCTGGTCGGCGTTGGCGACGACGGCGCGTTCGATCGGGTCGGTGTCGTCGGCGCTGCGGCGCAGCAGCGTCCGGCGGTCCTGGATCTTGACCAGTCGCGCGAGGGTGTCGGGTTCGCCGCTGACGTTGCCGACCAGGGAGACGAAGTCGCCGGCCACCACGGGGTTGCGGCGCAGTTCCCGGGCCCGCGCCGCGATGATCTTGCGTTCGTCCACGGTGCCTTCGCCGACGACGGCGGTGTACCGCCCGCGGTCAACGGTGATGATCCGGCCGGTGACGGCGTCGTCGTGGCTGGGCCGGTCCTTGGTGCGGGGCCGGGTGCCCTTTTTGTTGGGGCGGATCCGGACGTCGGACTCGTCCCAGGAGTCAGTGCTGCGTGCCACCGTCGGCGTCCTTTTCTGCAGTGGTTCCCTGCGCCAGCATGGCTTCCCAGAGCTGCGGGAAGTCGGGCATGGTTTTGGCCGTGGTGCCGATGTCCTCGACCTCGACGCCGGGCACGGCCAGGCCAAGGATGGCGCCCGCGGTGGCCATGCGGTGGTCGGCGTAGCTGTGCACGACGCCGCCGTGCAGGGCGGCGGGGCGGATGATGAGGCCGTCGGCGGTCTCTTCGGCGTCGCCGCCGAGCCGGGTGATTTCCGCGACGAGGGCGGCGAGCCGGTCCGTTTCGTGGCCGCGGAGGTGGGCGATGCCGCTCAGCCGCGACGGGCCGGCGGCCAGGGCGCAGAGGGCCGCGACGGTGGGGGCAAGCTCGCTGGTCTGGTCGAAGTCACCGCCCTTGATCTCGGGCCCTCCGGCGACGGTCAGGGTGCCGCCCTCCAGCGTCACCGTCGCGCCCATCGCCGCCAGGATCCCGCGCCAGAGGTCACCGACCTGCGTGGTTTCTGCCGGCCAGTTGGGGATCCGCACGGTGCCGCCGGTGGCGAGGGCGGCCGCGAGGAACGGCCCGGCGTTGGAGAGGTCCTGTTCGATCCGCTGGTCAAAGGCCCGGATCGGGCCGGGGGAGACCATCCAGTGGTTCGGGACGGAGTCATCCACCGCGACGCCGACGCCGCGGAGCGCTGCCACCGTCATGTCGATGTGGTCAAGGCTCGGCACGGGCTCGCCCGGGTTCTCGGTGCTGCGGTGCTCCAGGTGCAGGCCCTCGGTGAAGCGGGCGCCCGCCAGCAGCAGGGCGGAAACAAACTGGGACGAGGCGCTGGCGTCGATGACGAGGTGGCCGCCGCGGACCTCCCCGGTGCCGCGGACGGTGAACGGCAGGGACGACGCCGGGCCGCCGTCGGGGGCGGTGACCGCGACGCCAAGTCCGGCCAGGGCCTCGATGATGGTGCCCATCGGACGTTTGCGGGCGTGCGGGTCGCCGTCGAAACGCGATTCGCCGCGCCGCAGGGCGGCCAGCGGCGGCACAAAGCGCATGACCGTTCCGGCGAGGCCGCAGTCAATCACGGCGTCCGTGGCCACCGCGCCGCCGGCGATCGGGCTGATCTCAAGGTCCGGGCCGAAGGCACCGTCCCCGGGCACCTCCGTGATGGTGGCCCCCAGGTGCCGCAGGGCCTGGACCATCAGGGCGGAGTCCCGCGAGTGCAACGGGGCGCGCAGCCGGGAAGGTCCGTCCGCGAGGGCGGCGAGCACCAGGTACCGGTTGGTCAGGGACTTGGAGCCCGGAACGGTGACGGTGGCGTCAACGGGGCGCTCCGCGAAGGGCGCACGCCAGTGCGGACCGCCGCCGGCCGGAAGGGATGAGGCTGCCGCGGTGGGGGTGGTGCCAGTCATTGACGCTCTAGGCTCCGACCGCGTGGTCGACGGCCTTGCGGACCGCCTTGTCGGCCTTCTTCAGCTTCTTGCCGGTGGTCTTGCGCGCGTCGGCGGCGAGATGGGCGGTGGTCTTCCGTGCATCGGCGGCGAGGTGCTCGGCGCGCCAGGCCAGGCTCGGCTTGCCATCGGTGTCCACGGAAGCCAGCAGCACGCCGCCGGTCAGGGTGACGTTCTTCAGCAGCTGCTTGCGGCGGGCGTCGCGGGCCTCCTTGGAGGAGATGTCCGCGCTGCGCCATTCCACGTACGCGTTGAGCGCCGAGATGGCGGCCAGCACGGTGGCGGCGAGGCGGGCGGACTTGCCGAGGGCGAAGAGGACGCCGGCGCCCACCTGGGTGCCGCCGATCACGCGGGCCAGGACCTTCTC harbors:
- a CDS encoding metal-dependent transcriptional regulator translates to MKTSPPSSSIEDYVKVIYSFTEWQDKPITSTQLAQRLGVANSSVSEMVRKLKDQGLVDHKPYSAVTLTGDGVRLALSMVRRHRLIETFLVQELGYRWDEVHDEAELLEHAVSDTFIERMAAKLGNPVRDPHGDPIPAADGSVLMPPAHRMSELDDGHTGRITRISDENPELLRYLAAEQIDLDAEVEVRGRKPFGGPLVVRIGGRGGAREVDLADEVAAALWVHSDAAHAGCSMAGR
- a CDS encoding aminotransferase class V-fold PLP-dependent enzyme produces the protein MTTATTPARPAVAARRPLSAVSGAEILAPLIQGGHVRYANLDYGASAPALSVVSAYLNEILPYYASVHRGAGYASQLSTSVYENARNIVRGFVGGRPDDSVIFTRNTTDSLNLLAGCLPVARGRHTGEVLYLDIEHHANLLPWQNVPHRSVVAARTLAGTLARLREELAHGGVSLLAVTGASNVTGEILPIRELTALAHEYGARIAVDAAQLAPHRRIDITADDVDYLAFSGHKLYAPFGAGVLVGRPDWLDAGTPHLAGGGAVRDARLDAVSWTTGPARHEGGSPNVLGAAALARATEVIAALDEQQWHAHEDAIRSFLVEGLERIDGVSVHHIFEDTARGEGPGTIGVVNFSVAGYDAGLVAAYLSAEHGIGLRDGRFCAHPLLKRLGLPAGSLRASFGLGSRLDDAQRLLAGLQKLRRSGLGWDYVVDAGRWVPANDTRSYPHWAPNTPGTAGAAPCTLD
- a CDS encoding class I SAM-dependent methyltransferase, whose amino-acid sequence is MARGGPKLQHHRRQELGQSFQDGGEHYDRVRPGYPADSADWLIPAGARDAADLGAGTGKFTALLVERGLQTVAVDPSPDMLEQLRRALPDVTAVEGAAEHTSLAPEAFDLVTVAQAWHWCDPLLASTEAARILRPHGVLGLIWNQLDTSVPWVHRLSRIMHAGDVHKPDFTPPLGPEFTGLESHLTRWEDPVGTQDIMELAKSRSYYLRAGGATRAKVLGNLDWYLHEHLGHTDGEVLRLPYLTQSWRATKA
- a CDS encoding ribosome small subunit-dependent GTPase A encodes the protein MARSTDSWDESDVRIRPNKKGTRPRTKDRPSHDDAVTGRIITVDRGRYTAVVGEGTVDERKIIAARARELRRNPVVAGDFVSLVGNVSGEPDTLARLVKIQDRRTLLRRSADDTDPIERAVVANADQLVVVVAAANPEPRTGFIDRALVAAYDAGIEPLLLVTKADVKDPAELLANYQHLDFPVIISKTADSAASGIDARSDDGLSARLDKAAVSELRAHLDGKVTVMLGHSGVGKSTMVNALTGAERATGGVNAVTGRGRHTSSSALALKVNGAPAGSWIIDTPGIRSFGLAHVDPDRILRSFPDLAPGTEDCDRGCKHDSAAVNCGVDAWVQGGHAGPSGPARLASLRRLLGTDPRLEAQETKELGSVS
- a CDS encoding Nramp family divalent metal transporter, giving the protein MLDVTGANPRPGAPPPARKVRGGRRALLGLLGPAFVAAIAYVDPGNVAANLTAGAQYGYLLVWVLVAANVMAVLVQYQSAKLGIVTGKSLPEVLGERLRPLWRRAFWVQAEIVAAATDLAEVVGGAIALYLLFGLPLPLGAVIVGGMSMALLAVQSRNQQRPFEFVIIFLLGIITVGFLAGLVVSPPDPGGVVAGLVPGFQGPDTVLLAASMLGATVMPHAIYVHSALSRDRHRPNPHLHVPPHAVARLVKATRWDVVAALAVAGIVNIGMLLLAASTLGGEDGTDTIEGAHAAITANLGPVVGVVFAVGLLASGLASTSVGCYAGGSIMQGLLKIRIPLMTRRVLTLIPAVVLLSVSFDPTWGLVLSQVVLSFGIPFVLVPLVVLTSSKTLMGQFADGMALRVAAIVSVVLVVALNLVLLWLTFTGAAGR
- the aroA gene encoding 3-phosphoshikimate 1-carboxyvinyltransferase — translated: MTGTTPTAAASSLPAGGGPHWRAPFAERPVDATVTVPGSKSLTNRYLVLAALADGPSRLRAPLHSRDSALMVQALRHLGATITEVPGDGAFGPDLEISPIAGGAVATDAVIDCGLAGTVMRFVPPLAALRRGESRFDGDPHARKRPMGTIIEALAGLGVAVTAPDGGPASSLPFTVRGTGEVRGGHLVIDASASSQFVSALLLAGARFTEGLHLEHRSTENPGEPVPSLDHIDMTVAALRGVGVAVDDSVPNHWMVSPGPIRAFDQRIEQDLSNAGPFLAAALATGGTVRIPNWPAETTQVGDLWRGILAAMGATVTLEGGTLTVAGGPEIKGGDFDQTSELAPTVAALCALAAGPSRLSGIAHLRGHETDRLAALVAEITRLGGDAEETADGLIIRPAALHGGVVHSYADHRMATAGAILGLAVPGVEVEDIGTTAKTMPDFPQLWEAMLAQGTTAEKDADGGTQH
- the hisN gene encoding histidinol-phosphatase, which gives rise to MSQPASSYNDDLRLAHVLADSVDSQTMSRFKALDLRIETKPDLTPVTDADKAAEESIRGQLSRSRPRDAVLGEEFGSTGHGSRRWIIDPIDGTKNFVRGVPVWATLIALVDEGEPVVGVVSAPALGKRWWAAKGAGAYTGRSLAAATRLKVSNVSQLSDASLSYSSLGGWKQRGNLDEFLGLTEEVWRTRAYGDFWSYCLVAEGAVDIACEPELNLYDMAALVPIVTEAGGRFTSLEGEDGPFGGNALATNSILHSEVLKRLNPDLDDLL
- a CDS encoding DoxX family protein — translated: MSFVRFLARPMLASSFVLAGMDKLRNADDTATQLSPLLRRAAESLPFQTNEKVLARVIGGTQVGAGVLFALGKSARLAATVLAAISALNAYVEWRSADISSKEARDARRKQLLKNVTLTGGVLLASVDTDGKPSLAWRAEHLAADARKTTAHLAADARKTTGKKLKKADKAVRKAVDHAVGA
- a CDS encoding CrcB family protein, which gives rise to MKALPGERPATVAAVPGWRAWAAVAVGGLIGTELRYGAGLAFPEAAGAVPWTTLAINVAGSFVLAALTTLWIARPRTAFWLRAGLGPGLLGSFTTFSALALAVDQLIRGGFHAVWLAYLALSLVLGLGAAAAGWKAGKALADLSGGAQ
- a CDS encoding CrcB family protein; its protein translation is MTAALLVGAFGVAGALLRFAVDSWFAHRTGPHPHWPWATLAVNVAGSFIIGLSLGVTPRLGLGPEWQAALASGLAGGLTTFSSWTTATIRLVSEARYRAALLNIAANLAAGLAAAALGVVLAA